From Rhopalosiphum padi isolate XX-2018 chromosome 2, ASM2088224v1, whole genome shotgun sequence:
TAGCATATTTGtgcatattttgtgtttttttaatttgtttgttgcGTAAAATTGTTGGGAAAAattaatacttgaaaaaaaattcaaaaatattatttatataaattaaggtCATAGTCTGTCATATCTGACTCGTATGTCTGTTTATGATAATTTCTTTATCACTTGAGGACCAActtttttattgacaattgtATAGTTGTGGTAAAACCTTATGACATCTAGATTCTAAATTGTACAACAGATTTAATCACGGTTAACTGATCACATTATACTACGCATTtacattatttcttattaactcaggatttaatatgttttaataaataaaataaaaaattctgatTGGATAAAACCAGAAAATTTTGTTTCCTTTATGTCTCAAACTACTGCAGTCtacattattaactatttaacacATAACATAAATGACCatgatcaattaataaataagtataatagttatgTTACTAAGTAAGTAAATGAACGTCTttggtattgttattattacttcatGAATTGAAAAAACATATGATACAGTTATAGTTTTATGgataatttaggtatatataagatAACGTATATAGATAGTTCCATGAACTATGTTTCCAATATGAGAAAACAATTCAATGAATTTAACATGTAAATTGAAAAAAGCCTTGTTTCAAATTTATACGTGATGTTACACACGTGTGTTAAATTTGGCGATAGATACcactaaagttttaaatatttaaatttatttagactattaaattattatgtggtATTTGTAAGGAAATCTTATCTAAGGGTCACCAAATTGACTATAAAgtaattgtgtgtgtgtatatatatatatattcataaaaaagaattaagatttttttgaaGAATTTGTGTCATTATCATTCAaatggtttaaataaaaaaaaaaacacttaatatGTTGAAccactttaaattataactcaAGCCAGTTTTGCTTCTCGATCCAGCACTATTAGTTATATTTGGCAGAGAAGAACATTACCCCtattaatttattcagttaaattctacattatttaagtataaattttatgaaatacatttcatgtacactttattaaaatacatattactatatataaaacatttgtaaaactagtttttaaagCAAAAGTAGGCAGTTCAAATAttgcttttaataaaataataaacaaaaaatatatatatatattttataaacagcgTCATTCGTCAAGCATGCTACcctcaatttttaatttattataattctactTTTTATTGTGCCTATGAGTagtttgtcaaaatattttgaaatttcttttttatttcacattaaaaaaaatatataggggGAAATTAGCTAAaccttaaaactaaaaattatgtaaaacaaattagaagtttttaaattaatgaatgttttccaatataaaaaaattgcccagtatttatatatatttaatttaatcatatatttagaAACCACCAACACCTGTGTCATCAATTCCTATTACACATCcgttgtatacaaataatccACCTCCAATTGAAGAAATTGGAACTTACATTCCACTTCGAAGTAACAATGAAgaacaatattcaaataataatatcacacaaGGTGTAGAAGCATTAACAAAACAACCTATACCACAAGAGCATGTTAAAATTCAAGTGGTATTGGAAGGATTGCAATCAAAATTATTAGAAGCAGCACCTACTGCTGTAAGTAATAGACATTTTCATGTAATTGTTTCATCTATATTCATATCTTgagtacatttataatgtactaGTTTTActctaattatgtaaaatttgttaatatgcatacatttttttcttatagcaaaccagaaaaaaagttttagatatttcaaaaaaattagagTTGTTGTATGATTCTTTACGAGAAAATTctgtaagtattaatattaatacaaaattatctgAGAATGATATGTTTACAGTAATTTCTGAAATTTGTTACTGATAATTTTGACACAATCACAAATTTGTGActataaattctatataaaagttataagttgcataaaataataaaaaatgttaatatttaacccTTATCAGATAGTCTGGAACTGACCTGATTTCCATTTATACATTTCCTTATGGATATTAAATACCTTATTTGGATACAATTAAGGTCATTTAATCGTCCTAATActcagaaaaattataaaaatatgatttttttttatattttaaatacgcaaagatgtatgttaaaattatcatttacatataatgaaatacattttaaacctttaaattattattataacttattaaatcaaTGTTATCATAAATTACAGTTGTCAGCTTATTTGATTCAATGTCTCCACACAATGATCGATCTTGTACTGAAGCGAGATTACAATGGtgcatttaatatacatacacaacTGGTTTCGGGCccagaattttcaaaaatatcaactTTTATGCCTTCGTTGAAAGCACTGTTTCAGATGACATATCAATATAATGTCAGCCTTGAAGGATTGTGATCGAACTTGTATTGTTGACAAATAAtctttagattaaaaaaagaaatataatatgttgtataacattaataacactatagcaatttaatatttcttcatatttatttatatattataatttattatactggtggtacataaaaattatttaatttatatgttaatatttgtgtatttattaaaatattgtagtaatacattatttattttgttttaaaaaaactagtTAATGAAGATTGTTTCATGCCTTGGTTAGAactgtttttagattttttatttttgttctttttcTTATCAGCAGAATCTGAttcacaaattttaatttttttaacaactggttcaatatttaattctttaggTTCAGGAATGTTGTCGTTTTCAGTGGACTCTGAAAGTGATTCACATTCTGTTTCCACAATTTTAACTTCTTTAGTAGTATCTACAAAAGAAATAAATTCACATCCATAGGTCAATAAAAACATTAGACTTATTAGATACTTTattgtttaagtattaaatttaattgaaatattttaaaataataaaaatgtgttctCACGGACAAAACCATCATCATCTATAAATGTGGATGTGgttgtttgtttttctttttttcgatTCTCTCTTGGTGTTGGGCGAGGTGGAGTAGGCTGTACAAAATCAACATCATCCTCATCATCCATAACATGTTCAGATCTTttcatatctaaaaatatatattgattagtaaaatataacactGTACACTATCTcacataaaagtaattttaagcgCTAATGATTTTTGTACAGTTTGTTCAGAACACACCCCTCAATTGAATTGATTTTTGTTTCTGATTGTTAGAATCACTGAAAACCGTGCTTTACTATGTGTTAGTCTTAGCAAAATGTAAATTAGGTATTTGTTGAAATAATCAGCTGATACTCTCAAAGCCTAGCGTGCAGtagttacattaatttttattgccgTACACAGAAGCCCATCTGGAGTTACACTTATATgagacaaattataaataaataaatattctacacATACCTTCTTCTTCACTATCTATTTCTTCATCTGAACTATCGAAAGTTTGAATACGTTTTCTTTTAACTTTTTGAttacttttacttttacttttatttacattttcttttttctttttttctttttttaaatttttttccttaCATACACTTGTTGAATTATCTTGTACATTTTTCGGTGGttctaaatctattattttagtatctacttttgtaattttttctgCTGTAACCTTGTTTTTAGAATCAGTAGAACCATTTGTTATACATGaatttttattggaatttttgaattttgtaaagAAATCTGAATTGGCCtaagaattaatttttcatattaaatttatacatttttaattttttggctttatttaatttaccttgtttggaataacttttttttcaatttcttcctgttttgtattattggtactattatttttaaagaaatccaatccatttttctataaaataaataaataaatcataaccgttagtaattaaaaaattaaattaaatactaaaattacctTTTTCTGTGGTTTATCTAATTTTGTACTGGCAATTGTTTCACTTTtatgattttgaattttattaggtGACAGGTTTGTTTGTTTAGTCAAAGGTAAATTAATCTCCATTTCAATTGCATCTTTTTGTTCAGACAttgaatcatttattttttctttcgttTTAATACTTGAAGGCaagttagtataattatttaatgaattatcaaCTAGATATAAAGCATTATTTATATCGTCAAATCTGCTAATAGGTTGAATACTATAAATGTGTTCAAAATCAATTTGCTTAAAACGCCGGCGCATAGTTTCAACATGATCATCATACGccaatacaatacaaaattcatcATTTTCCTTGAGTGTCCCCCCAATAACAACTGTGATGGAATATTTTTGATCATCAGTGAGTTTAGAAACATAATCTTTTAACAatctagaaaaaataaaaataaattaaaaaaaatatatatttataagctcTTTACTTACTGTTTTGCTTTATTTGGATGGATGTTTAATTTTTCagtcaaatatttatatgtaacctaaaagtacaaaatatataatattaaattaaagaattaatatgagactagaaaaatatattaagctaAATCACttcttgttaaaaaattattagtgaCATAGATAATGGGACAAACAATATTTAGAATAAGTATTGTAATCTGTCTAAATAACAGATTTAAATACTAGGTatactattacattatattatatctaaatttatgttatttactaagtatttttttttaattaaagtaaaatatgagTAAATCTATTGACATActgcattacatttttttcaatttatgtatataatgttacataattaatgtataaagtaataaaaaattcaaaaaactacaaaaatatagttataattcttAGATTGCCAacagttgaaatattttatttttgtatttgttaaataattttacaagaagcaaatacacaattataattacagatatatatcatatatcaataatagcatataatatgttgaaaagtaacatgaatttaaaatttgttaacacATACTTTAAAACTCCAACcaataattaatctataaaagTACTTTATAAGTCTTAGTAACTTTGTAATCTATAGTACAAGAAAAAACATTCTTAAGATATGGTAAATTACAGTTACGCAAAGTAATAAGGTAAGTGAGTCATGTGCCATTTCTAATAGATTAAATAGGTAAGTaggaaaatttattatacagattGTAGGCAGTGATGCactcatataataaatagagGTAGCACATTGGAAAATATACCACCCACCCACCAAATTgctttcaaaaactaaaaataaatattaattagtagaaTAATGATTTTTCTAATATGCTACTATTATTGGCAAACGTATTAATTACAGTATTTGTGTCAATTTGAGTATCATTTTTGCACGAAAATaccattaaattttcaagccaAAATATTCAGGGGTAGCAGCTGCTACCCAAGAACCCTCTAGTATGTGTTATTGTATGTGCTATATTCAAAAccaaaacgtatattatatactaatatcatAGAACtgaagaatataattattatatgcttaAATGAGTTGAACGTGGTTAACACAGAAACTACAAGACcagtttcaaaaaaattatttaaatatatttcctgAGATTCAGATGCTTATTCTTTCAACCCCTATAGGTTAGTATAGGGTGGCTCACACATGAATTTGTTTTGGCTCTCAAAAATCATATGGTTGTTTGTTTATACATAGGATTGCTATTAACtactaaaatagaaaattttaaaaagaattggCAATTGACTCAGCTATACATTGCTATATGCCTATATGATagcatttaaataaaagaacatttatttattatctgttACTCAAAATTGAAATGGTAAATGTACCACAGTATCATAGTAGCTTATAGTTTCAAAAAATTACTCCATTGATTTTGACAAGTTTCAGATATAGTTTTTAAAGTCATCAGGAAAATTTAGAGAGCAATTTGAACCATGTTCAAAAACATACCAAGTGGTCATCTCGATAGAATTAGTAGCAAGATTCGATATCAGTTTATCAGTAAACTGAGGTATACTAAAACTAGTAAAACTTGATGTATGCCAATATAACAGTACTTTATGATTGTTCCATTTTTCTCGAGAAATTTGAGATCACAGctagtaatataaaaactagTCTTGagaagtgtatattataaatttaatattattactgaaataataaaataattttacttatttaaatattaaatatattttggactagggttaaaataaatttgcactCAAACTGGCACActgcaatattattaactacatCAGTGGTCGGCAATCGGAAATCGACAGCCCGCTTTAATTTCTagagcaaattttttttttatactttttattattttaaagtttaaaacagtattttttttcgtagtaaagaatttaacaatataatttttttatttttgtctggtccgtgaactctttttaatttgtgaatatggcCCAAGAGTACAAAAAAGTTGCCAACCATTAACCTACATATTGCTTATTGTAACCGAATGAAGCACTAATGTGTCATTTTGTTATTCATTACATAAGGAcaacaaattttgaattaaatataaaaaccttaCTATTTGTTGTTTATCTTCAAGTTgttcaacaataattttagtttccattatagtataaataaaaaaacttgaataaaaatttagttaaagtAGCTTAAATAAGCTTTACAGAAGTGTAACTTAATTTAAAGAActtcaatgatatattttaaatgccaaATGAAAGTAGTTTGCGTTATAGATTTAACACCAAATACAAAAATTCCGATGAAATGAAAACATTGAAAACcaaacgtttaaaaaattgatatcatttcattatctaatataatcaaaaaaaaaattttttgccGCCAAAAAGGAACAAAGAATTTAACCATAGAATAACAATGCAGATATCTTAATATCTTGTATacctaatagaatattattgtagATTTTATCGCATTGTGGCGTCATGCACtcgtactcgtatataatacatcaatacCATAACCCTTACAATAAGGCACACAGGccatagacaaaaatattaaaaacgggtaaatattttacaagtattttaaaaactattacgaATTACGATATTAGAATCCagatgtatttataaatcagATCCAAATCTATTTATCAAATGTTGGATTACATTGAACATTGAACTAATTtatctgttaaaataattttaataggtaataacgtttatttttacattttaggtCTTAAATCATTTCGGTGATTGATTCAATATTGAAGATTACAAACAAActgataagaaaataatatttaaaaaacattaaacataggTAAAGAACTAGAAGTcttataagtaaatacaataaattgtattgtttaatgtttattgctactattactaaattaaaatattaaacaatatttcaaaaaatgtagttttattaatcaattattattattattaaaattttttcttgacttaaataataagttcacaacattttaatttaataactataaaataaaactaatgtcttgaacataatgatatttataaactttttgcaaataaatatgtaaatatttataattacccaCATGCACAGGCAATTTCAATCAGTGATGCACACTACCGACCACAAGTAATAACATATCACAATACATTGTTCAATTGTTTAGTATTTGATTGACACCCTCACAAATGGAGTAGTATGCACAATGGGttgcaatttataaaatgtttctggttattatatttaaaatgttttactaaaaggagtgtttaatattatatacagtggtGGGATCAAGATAGATCATAAGGTGCTGTAGTACATGTGCCTAGATACTTGGGGCTTGGGGGCCCATGGtatgttttcttttaataatatactgtttttaatttattttgatgattCAGTTAAATCAcagttaaatttgattttatgaaCCTGTAGtaataaatgtgaataatatgTTACCAATTCAATTTTCTGTGTATGGAATGCTAATTATTACTTAgtggaaaatcaaaatttttaatatttacaatatttaaagattttcagCAAATGagcaaaaacttttaaaatttctcAGATATTTGCCTAGATTGAGAGGAGGCAGAAATTTTTGTTCCCGtcccaaattttaaaattgcaccACTGATGaatgtttatgataatattatctattagtacttggtattttttttttaatgtcctttatatatatatatatatatattatatatttttatataatatataaaaattaacaaacaaaaattctggatttaattattaaaaatattataagaaaaataaaaacaaattttctcAACATTTGTGGTATACTACCTAGTACCTGCTTAAATaaacttacattttaaaaacaaaaatttaagataaggagtgttataaatcattttgtatATAGAAAACCACATGagaaaattagttaatattattgttttttatactttttatgaatCATGTATTCACTTGTATTATGTTAGGTACAAATGTTctgcctattattatattattacttattttttttttttttttataggttttgattaattcattttatacttattttttaaaactggtAAGTATAACTGCTTCATTTAAGATGAATAGCCCTAAAGTAAATATGAGTATTCAAGCTGCTAAAAAGGTGAATGGTTTAGCGGATCCAACTAAACCATTTTCttcatttatgaaatataataaaaatgatcttGAAGTGACAATGCGTTTCATAAAAGCACCTGCCATGACTACTTTTCTCAAAGATAAGTTATATTCTATGATTAAAGACAATATGATGGAAGCATATAAAAAGTGTCCTTGGGGATGGGATGGAAAAAAGAAACGTGCAGAGTTATTCCACAAAGATgctaggtaaataataattttgcttaAACCAAATgtaccattaaattaatttttgcttgatattaattattcaattgaaaaaaactgtactatattgtaggtatattttagttCGGCATTCAAGTGATAACTCTCTTGCAGCTTTTGTGCATTTTCGATTTGATATTGAAAATTTGATTGAAGTTTTATATCTATATGAActtcaaattgaaaaaaatgtgcgTGGTAAAGGTCTTGGAAGATACTTGATGACCCTCTTGGAAACTATGGCATTTCATTATAAGATGAAACGTATTGTATTAACAGTGCTTAAAAGTGATGTGAATGtagtcaaattttatttttcacttcaATATGAAATTGAATCATATTCTCCTGAagatgcattttattatatactaagtaaaaaaaaaaaaactttagaaCTTACAAAGAACCAATAAGTTTGAAACAAGTTGGTTCTAaatctataataagtaatttaacaaactttttatacatatattttaatttatattcaatttatttaatactttgggttacattatttgtatcattattgctataatttaaaattcataatattgttatgaaataatatacaatttaataaaattatatttataatacatacatatttttaattagtacagATTAATTAAGAAATCACAACATTTTAGGAACTTACATCTATTAACAACCTATAACAAATACTGAAGTGTAAAAATGTGACAAACagctgaaaaattaataatatacatatatcactcataagaaaaataaattcaaacataaataattattacattttacatataaattatttatttaaatctgaaataaaagtaaagatgatattatttaagaaaattaaaaatactaattttacctaaatagttaaaaatattcataatattaaatggagAACAAGGAATggaacttttatattatacttagtatttttgttcattaaaaaaaacaactaagcCTAGTTTATGAatgcaatataaaattactttataattattatgagagtatatattttacctagccttattattaaaagaataatatgttgcacatcagtttttattttacaccacacagtaaaataaaatatctagaaCCCTCCATTCTTTAGTAACATCATTACATCATATTAGGTAATATGaacatatgaaattttaattagagcctatttttagatttagtcgaaattgttttcaaattttcaatattttaacaacatacaatatagctataaaaatatataatatatataatataatgttattaataaacttttaaaatataatatcagaaaaagactaaatataaaaaatattttctgtacaTTTAAGAATAGACCATAGGCATAACAATGTTAACTTGGATCCAAATTGGTTtggaatatattgaaaataagatAATTGTTTTATGGTATGTATACGAAGTGTGATATGCGGCAAACCAATAACTAGACGAATGCGTTacattataagataattttcttctaaatttataatttagtatgttTGACATTTTCTGTCCAGTAGTTTTGAATTGTCATGGCTTCTAAGCTATTTAGAAATGAATCATTATCCAAACTATACATTTCATCTGAATTTTCctgtaatattaaacattttttaattaagttaaagttttagttattattaaaaaaaaatatttttgttcaattatttttaatttatcctaACAATTGAAGGGTCTATGGGAATAACATGCTATGtaacaatttgtaaattttactgGGacgactaaaaacaaaaaatgttttgccGTATTGTATACCGGTTTATAAGTTTGAACACGATGATTgtgtactataaaaaaattctcagaatttcttaaaatatatcgaGATTGCTTCATAGCATGTTAttcaacaaaaacataaaatccataatatattacacaccaCGTTATTTCCACCCACCCTTCAATTATATCTGTAATAATTGGTAGAATGATATTCTAAAGAAACATAAACACAAgtgtaaattacatttttagaataatttaagcTTAATCTtgacaattaaacatttttttttttaatttaaataattgtgtctacatttatattgtttttacaacaacaaattaaaat
This genomic window contains:
- the LOC132919769 gene encoding DNA polymerase delta subunit 3-like: METKIIVEQLEDKQQIVTYKYLTEKLNIHPNKAKQLLKDYVSKLTDDQKYSITVVIGGTLKENDEFCIVLAYDDHVETMRRRFKQIDFEHIYSIQPISRFDDINNALYLVDNSLNNYTNLPSSIKTKEKINDSMSEQKDAIEMEINLPLTKQTNLSPNKIQNHKSETIASTKLDKPQKKKNGLDFFKNNSTNNTKQEEIEKKVIPNKANSDFFTKFKNSNKNSCITNGSTDSKNKVTAEKITKVDTKIIDLEPPKNVQDNSTSVCKEKNLKKEKKKKENVNKSKSKSNQKVKRKRIQTFDSSDEEIDSEEEDMKRSEHVMDDEDDVDFVQPTPPRPTPRENRKKEKQTTTSTFIDDDGFVHTTKEVKIVETECESLSESTENDNIPEPKELNIEPVVKKIKICESDSADKKKNKNKKSKNSSNQGMKQSSLTSFFKTK
- the LOC132921953 gene encoding N-alpha-acetyltransferase 40, translated to MNSPKVNMSIQAAKKVNGLADPTKPFSSFMKYNKNDLEVTMRFIKAPAMTTFLKDKLYSMIKDNMMEAYKKCPWGWDGKKKRAELFHKDARYILVRHSSDNSLAAFVHFRFDIENLIEVLYLYELQIEKNVRGKGLGRYLMTLLETMAFHYKMKRIVLTVLKSDVNVVKFYFSLQYEIESYSPEDAFYYILSKKKKTLELTKNQ